The following proteins are co-located in the Pedobacter sp. FW305-3-2-15-E-R2A2 genome:
- a CDS encoding RloB family protein encodes MARDKRPKIKVRASVALVGDGETERIYFADVRQTDRPKNLTIAPDFPKKLGSYIGVLDRAMELSKDHSRVYALIDMDKIIQDHQQIAYKLHKEKAEKQGVIILENNPCFEIWILLHFVDTGKNFTNCDQVSDEIKRKNYIKGYDKSEKFQTAARLYATHKEKLKTSAIPNAAKLEINRNEKGGV; translated from the coding sequence ATGGCGAGAGACAAAAGACCCAAAATAAAGGTCAGAGCATCTGTAGCACTTGTGGGAGACGGTGAGACAGAACGTATATATTTTGCGGATGTAAGACAGACAGATAGGCCCAAGAATTTAACAATAGCTCCTGATTTCCCTAAAAAACTGGGTAGTTATATCGGTGTATTGGATCGTGCTATGGAACTTAGCAAGGACCATTCCAGAGTATATGCGCTTATAGATATGGACAAAATCATTCAGGATCACCAACAAATTGCATACAAACTTCACAAGGAAAAAGCGGAGAAGCAGGGAGTAATTATCCTCGAAAACAACCCTTGTTTTGAAATCTGGATCTTACTTCATTTTGTAGATACTGGCAAAAACTTTACTAACTGCGATCAGGTCAGTGATGAGATCAAAAGGAAGAACTATATAAAAGGTTATGATAAATCAGAAAAATTTCAAACTGCAGCTCGACTTTATGCGACTCATAAGGAAAAGCTGAAAACATCAGCCATCCCAAATGCAGCCAAATTAGAAATA
- a CDS encoding helix-turn-helix transcriptional regulator, producing the protein MNAINSISEFHRLLSLTEPRHPLVSVINLAESVFLEDEIWKSFVNRFYCVALKREAKGKIRYGQQHYDYDKGVLSFTAPNQVQQLDLQNMECGSGYLLIFHPDFLLQHTLANSIHHYGFFDYAVNEALHLSAEEEDDLITILHKIDKECQHIDKHTQEIILTQIESLLKYSNRFYERQFLTRKNNNSALLTRFEQLIDDYFNSEVQSLLTVQYIAAQMNLSPNYLSDLLRVHTGQNTQQHIHEKLIAKAKEKLSTTSLSVSEIAYSLGFEHAQSFSTLFKKKTNLSPLEFRQAFN; encoded by the coding sequence ATGAACGCCATTAACTCCATATCAGAATTTCACCGTTTGCTGTCCTTAACAGAACCTCGCCACCCGCTGGTGAGCGTGATCAATCTGGCGGAAAGTGTTTTTTTGGAAGACGAGATCTGGAAGAGTTTCGTTAACCGCTTTTATTGTGTAGCGCTCAAACGGGAAGCCAAAGGTAAGATCAGGTACGGACAACAGCATTATGATTACGATAAAGGAGTATTGAGTTTTACCGCACCTAACCAGGTGCAACAACTGGACCTGCAAAATATGGAATGCGGGTCCGGTTATCTCCTGATCTTTCACCCGGACTTCCTGTTACAGCATACACTGGCGAACAGCATTCATCACTACGGTTTTTTCGATTACGCGGTTAATGAAGCGCTGCACCTGTCGGCGGAGGAAGAAGATGACCTGATCACGATCCTCCATAAAATTGATAAGGAGTGCCAGCATATCGATAAGCATACCCAGGAGATCATTCTGACGCAGATCGAGAGCCTGCTAAAATACTCCAACCGTTTTTATGAGCGGCAGTTTTTAACCCGCAAGAATAACAATTCAGCGCTGCTGACGAGGTTTGAGCAGTTGATCGATGACTACTTTAACAGCGAGGTACAGAGTTTGCTCACGGTACAATATATTGCTGCACAGATGAACCTCTCGCCGAACTACCTGAGTGACCTGCTTCGGGTTCATACCGGGCAGAACACACAGCAGCACATTCATGAAAAACTGATCGCGAAAGCCAAAGAAAAACTTTCCACGACCAGTCTTTCGGTTAGCGAGATTGCCTATTCCTTAGGCTTTGAGCACGCGCAATCCTTTAGCACGCTTTTCAAAAAGAAGACGAATTTATCGCCGCTGGAATTTCGTCAGGCTTTTAACTGA
- a CDS encoding ATP-binding protein produces the protein MIHYLKIRNFGPIKDEVEISFEVADGIEKDAYEIEMHDGRRLLKLAYIYGANASGKTTILNAFAFLKKLLLEPLTTKDEELDFDPFLFCEAPLDINSFFELSFYSNSIRYVYEVTFNKQAIIQEKLNFYRRPKPALLFSRETDMEKLLTKIQFGSTIKAPAREKDLLESNTLHNNSVLGAFTKTNVDINELSKLKKWANDTFANDAKFGINAANSNAIRINTDKKFKVWMNDFMNRADSQILSIHVPNLQNQAKKILNANSILPTLALSLKMSLSKMAKDLRNTIIDNSEIEIDFIHQTSQGRQYKLSLQKESSGTQKYFNLGGELYDLIYGNHFKWIDELESSLHPDLMKYFLQMFLLNSNGSQLLITTHNLSLMADTDFIRWDALWFSEKSVDGEVTLYSAADFDTSTLRKDASLINAYKAGRLGAKPNLGSPYLPNNP, from the coding sequence ATGATACATTATCTAAAAATAAGGAATTTTGGTCCAATCAAAGATGAAGTAGAAATCAGCTTTGAAGTGGCTGATGGCATAGAAAAAGATGCTTATGAAATTGAAATGCATGATGGAAGACGGTTATTAAAACTTGCATACATTTATGGTGCGAATGCATCCGGAAAAACCACTATTTTAAATGCATTTGCATTCCTCAAAAAGCTATTATTGGAGCCACTAACAACTAAAGATGAGGAACTTGATTTCGACCCATTTTTATTTTGTGAAGCCCCATTAGACATAAATTCCTTTTTTGAACTCTCTTTTTATTCTAATAGCATTAGATATGTTTACGAGGTGACATTTAATAAGCAAGCTATTATACAGGAGAAACTCAATTTTTACAGAAGACCTAAACCTGCTTTACTCTTTTCCAGGGAAACAGATATGGAGAAACTGCTTACTAAAATTCAATTTGGAAGCACGATCAAAGCACCGGCAAGAGAAAAAGATCTTCTGGAAAGCAATACCCTTCACAATAACAGTGTTCTAGGTGCCTTCACAAAAACAAACGTGGATATCAATGAACTGTCCAAACTAAAAAAATGGGCTAATGATACTTTTGCTAATGATGCTAAATTCGGCATTAACGCAGCGAACTCCAATGCAATTAGAATCAACACTGACAAGAAATTTAAGGTCTGGATGAATGATTTCATGAATAGGGCCGACAGTCAGATTCTATCCATACATGTACCTAACTTGCAAAATCAAGCAAAAAAAATACTCAATGCAAATAGTATATTGCCAACACTGGCATTGAGCCTAAAGATGAGTTTATCAAAAATGGCTAAAGATCTTAGAAATACCATTATAGATAATTCTGAAATCGAAATCGACTTCATACATCAAACAAGTCAGGGTCGGCAATACAAACTATCCTTGCAAAAGGAAAGCAGCGGCACACAGAAATACTTTAACCTTGGAGGAGAACTCTATGATTTGATTTATGGGAATCATTTTAAATGGATTGATGAACTGGAAAGCTCACTTCATCCTGATCTGATGAAATACTTCCTACAAATGTTTTTATTAAATTCTAATGGCTCTCAACTTCTAATCACAACACACAACTTATCTCTAATGGCTGATACAGATTTCATCCGCTGGGATGCACTTTGGTTTAGCGAAAAAAGTGTTGATGGAGAAGTAACACTATATTCTGCCGCCGATTTTGACACCTCAACCTTAAGGAAAGATGCAAGCTTAATAAATGCTTATAAAGCTGGAAGACTTGGCGCCAAGCCAAATTTAGGATCACCTTATCTTCCTAATAACCCCTAA
- a CDS encoding MarR family transcriptional regulator produces the protein MSKKIEFHFKKPEDSPGYLLGQLTMLWQRKQKRVLDPLDLTHTQFALLCALAWLSRESDQVTQVDIANQGNADRMMVSKVLRTLEEKKFITRHEHKTDTRAKTIRLTPEGESVLQKAIVSVETADMDFFDKLGTDLTTFNSKMAALIEQNTKEI, from the coding sequence ATGTCCAAAAAAATTGAATTTCATTTTAAAAAGCCGGAAGACAGCCCAGGTTATCTGCTCGGACAGCTCACCATGTTATGGCAGCGGAAACAAAAGCGGGTCTTAGATCCTTTAGACCTGACGCATACCCAGTTCGCCCTGCTCTGTGCACTGGCCTGGTTATCCAGGGAAAGTGATCAGGTAACGCAGGTCGATATCGCCAACCAGGGCAATGCCGACAGGATGATGGTGTCAAAAGTATTGAGGACACTGGAAGAGAAGAAATTCATCACCCGCCATGAACATAAAACAGATACCAGGGCGAAGACCATCAGACTGACCCCGGAGGGAGAAAGCGTACTGCAAAAAGCCATTGTCTCTGTAGAAACCGCCGATATGGATTTCTTTGATAAGCTGGGAACAGATCTGACCACCTTTAATTCAAAGATGGCGGCACTGATCGAACAGAACACTAAAGAAATATAA
- a CDS encoding VOC family protein — MRKLEFASLQVRDLEASKEFYTTKLGFEEAGIPNPQACVFSYNKGEASFAIRTPIANLEGKELGVGASLWFAIEEEIEDLQARLLAKEVTLLGPVQTTPFGRILIAKDPDGYNITFLKSN, encoded by the coding sequence ATGAGAAAATTAGAATTTGCGTCCCTGCAAGTCAGGGATCTGGAAGCCTCGAAAGAATTTTACACCACAAAACTAGGTTTTGAAGAAGCAGGAATACCCAACCCACAGGCCTGTGTTTTTAGCTACAACAAGGGCGAGGCAAGTTTTGCCATCAGAACGCCCATCGCCAACCTGGAAGGAAAAGAACTGGGCGTCGGTGCTTCACTCTGGTTCGCAATTGAGGAGGAAATAGAGGACCTGCAGGCCCGGTTATTGGCAAAGGAGGTAACACTATTGGGACCAGTTCAGACCACACCTTTCGGGAGGATCCTGATTGCCAAAGACCCGGACGGATACAACATCACCTTTCTAAAATCAAACTAA
- a CDS encoding aldo/keto reductase has translation MEIKQIALGSQGLVVPVIGLGCMGMTGFEKAHMYGPADEQEAIATIQRSLELGGNFLDTADLYGPLKNEQLIAKAISGKRDQYILASKFGWEIDDDNKVTWAINGKKDYVKKSLERSLKNLNTDYIDLYYLHRLDKNTPIEETVEAMAELVQEGKVGYIGLSEVSSETVKRAHAVHPITAVQSEYSLFERTVEERGVLATLKELGIGFVAYSPLGRGFLSGQIKSIDDLPEHDFRRAIPRFQGLQFDKNIELVKAIEAMAEAKQVTSSQLALAWIMSKGILPIPGTKRRKYLEQNIAATTIVLTPADLSQLENIVPLGTDTGAPYDEFSMGLID, from the coding sequence ATGGAAATAAAACAAATAGCATTGGGCAGCCAGGGTTTGGTTGTGCCTGTGATCGGCCTGGGCTGTATGGGCATGACGGGTTTTGAAAAGGCACATATGTATGGTCCTGCGGATGAGCAGGAAGCCATCGCGACGATCCAACGTTCGCTGGAGTTAGGCGGTAATTTTTTAGACACTGCCGATCTGTACGGACCGCTGAAGAATGAGCAGTTGATCGCTAAAGCGATCAGTGGCAAACGTGATCAGTATATTTTAGCGAGCAAGTTTGGCTGGGAGATCGATGATGACAATAAGGTAACCTGGGCCATCAATGGTAAGAAAGACTATGTAAAGAAATCTTTGGAGCGTTCGCTCAAAAATCTGAATACGGATTACATTGATCTGTATTACCTGCACCGCCTGGATAAAAATACGCCGATCGAGGAAACAGTGGAGGCAATGGCTGAGCTGGTTCAGGAAGGTAAAGTAGGTTATATCGGTTTGTCGGAAGTTTCTTCTGAAACGGTTAAGCGGGCACATGCCGTACACCCGATCACCGCCGTACAAAGCGAGTATTCTTTGTTCGAGCGGACGGTGGAAGAACGTGGGGTTTTGGCCACTTTAAAGGAACTGGGTATCGGTTTTGTAGCTTACTCCCCGCTGGGCCGTGGATTTTTATCCGGACAGATCAAAAGTATCGATGATTTGCCTGAGCATGATTTCCGCAGGGCAATCCCGCGTTTCCAGGGCCTGCAGTTTGACAAGAATATAGAATTGGTGAAAGCGATCGAAGCAATGGCTGAAGCTAAGCAGGTCACTTCTTCGCAGCTGGCTTTGGCCTGGATCATGAGCAAAGGTATCCTGCCGATTCCTGGAACGAAGCGCCGGAAGTACCTGGAGCAAAACATTGCGGCAACAACGATTGTATTGACTCCGGCGGACCTGTCACAACTGGAAAACATCGTGCCTTTAGGTACGGATACCGGCGCGCCTTATGATGAGTTCAGTATGGGTTTAATTGATTAG